One part of the Phoenix dactylifera cultivar Barhee BC4 chromosome 4, palm_55x_up_171113_PBpolish2nd_filt_p, whole genome shotgun sequence genome encodes these proteins:
- the LOC120110402 gene encoding uncharacterized protein LOC120110402, with amino-acid sequence MAAEEKINQLMMGSSEIPAKKIKLKPGNIMVKKENQKKKKKKIKVPSHSQIKNKNCFDRNLVIEGEQHEQILEALKELGITDPLFVLSKKITSSDTTKQQNCLLLPCDTSKSSRLFELITGEEKAQMKKKQGLNRKVLDQLKREYFMTLKYLGSNKAPRIIGPDWRRYVNNNTVEEGQILDLWGFRVEKGTEKQKDDRVLQLAILNYEITEKVIEVGDHVEETKDFPPDVIEGTRALMS; translated from the coding sequence ATGGCTGCAGAAGAAAAGATCAATCAGTTGATGATGGGCTCTTCTGAGATACCTGCGAAGAAGATAAAGCTGAAGCCCGGCAATATTATGGTGAAGAAGGAgaatcaaaagaagaagaagaagaagataaaggtCCCAAGCCACAGTCAAATCAAAAACAAGAATTGTTTTGACAGAAACCTCGTCATAGAGGGTGAGCAACATGAACAAATCTTGGAGGCCTTAAAAGAGCTAGGCATCACCGATCCTTTATTTGTACTGAGCAAGAAGATCACCAGCAGCGACACCACGAAGCAACAGAACTGTCTACTGCTGCCCTGTGACACCTCGAAGAGCTCACGCCTTTTCGAGTTGATCACCGGTGAGGAAAAGGCTCAGATGAAGAAGAAACAGGGGCTAAACAGAAAGGTTTTGGATCAACTGAAGAGAGAGTATTTTATGACCCTCAAGTATCTCGGTAGCAACAAGGCCCCCCGCATCATTGGCCCAGACTGGAGGAGGTATGTGAACAACAATACAGTAGAGGAGGGTCAGATTCTTGACTTGTGGGGCTTTCGAGTGGAGAAGGGAACAGAGAAGCAGAAAGATGATAGGGTCCTTCAGCTAGCCATACTCAATTACGAGATCACCGAGAAGGTGATTGAAGTGGGAGATCATGTTGAAGAAACGAAGGACTTCCCACCTGATGTAATAGAGGGCACAAGGGCATTGATGAGCTAG
- the LOC103717453 gene encoding probable glutamate carboxypeptidase LAMP1: MPIPSYLSLPPPLKTHFRGSGGEREEMPRLVETSFLSPSTAAAAIIRSATARLLLTAFTILLVLHLAISPPSKSTYHSLFLSFSNNATVARHLIALTRRPHVAGTPANAAVAAYVLTTLSSSSSLPAHSVLYDVFLTYPLGRSLILSPFPPPSPGPTLAFDLVQEIYPGDPYADVAKEVLPTFHAYACSGAAAGPAAYANYGRLEDFAALRAAGVNVTGAVVLARYGKIYRGDIIKNAKDARAAAAVVFTDAKDYGGGGRGRFPEGPGMPASGVQVGTTYRGIGDPTTPGWASARGCERWSAAEVAASGLVPAIPSLPVSARDGEAILRTIGGQVAADDWQGGEGAPLYRLGPGPGFLNLTYIGDETLATIENVFAVIQGEEEPDRYILLGNHRDAWTFGAVDPNSGTAALLEVAQRFGKLQKRGWRPRRTIILCNWDAEEYGLIGSTEWVEENREMLASRAVAYLNVDCAVSGPGFHASATPQLDELLKQASEKVQDPDNSSQTLYQSWIASNYSSLIGRLGGGGTDFAAFVQHVGVPSVDMFFGGGYPVYHSMYDDFVWMGKFGDPMFHRHVAAASIWGLVALRLADEEFLPFNYISYASELQRSAKILEGDALGLPVTFAPLYKSIKKLKKAATEIHNERKALERNFLSLNWRKDPLKVRELNDRLMMAERAFTDRDGLFGRVWYKHLIYGPSMQDDYGSKSYPGIDDAIEKAKSSNTSESCSFVQHEVWRAARAVTQAALVLNGKFT, translated from the exons ATGCCAATCCCATCCTACCTcagcctccctcctcctctcaaAACTCATTTCCGAGGGagcgggggagagagagaggaaatgcCTCGCCTTGTAGAAACCTCGTTTCTCAGTccctccaccgccgccgccgccatcaTTAGATCTGCCACCGCGCGACTTCTGCTCACCGCCTTCACCATCCTTCTTGTTCTCCACCTCGCTATCTCTCCTCCCTCCAAGTCCACCTAccactccctcttcctctctttctccaaCAACGCCACCGTCGCCCGCCACCTCATCGCCCTCACCCGCCGCCCCCACGTCGCCGGAACCCCGGCAAACGCCGCTGTCGCCGCCTACGTCCTCAccactctctcctcctcctcctcccttcccgCCCACTCTGTCTTATACGACGTCTTCCTCACCTACCCCCTCGGCCGCTCCCTCATCCTCTCCCCCTTCCCGCCGCCTTCCCCGGGCCCCACCCTCGCCTTCGACCTCGTCCAGGAGATCTACCCCGGCGACCCCTATGCCGACGTGGCGAAGGAGGTGCTCCCCACCTTCCACGCCTACGCCTGCTccggcgccgccgccggcccggCTGCCTATGCCAACTACGGCCGCCTGGAGGACTTTGCCGCCCTGAGGGCCGCGGGTGTGAACGTCACCGGCGCGGTGGTCCTCGCGAGGTACGGTAAGATATATCGCGGGGACATCATAAAGAACGCGAAGGACGCCAGGGCGGCGGCGGCAGTGGTGTTCACAGACGCCAAGGACTACGGCGGCGGCGGGAGGGGGCGGTTCCCGGAGGGACCGGGGATGCCGGCGAGCGGTGTGCAGGTGGGGACCACGTACCGGGGGATTGGCGACCCGACGACGCCCGGGTGGGCGAGCGCCCGCGGGTGTGAGCGGTGGAGCGCTGCGGAGGTGGCGGCGAGCGGGCTTGTGCCGGCGATCCCATCGTTGCCGGTGTCGGCCCGGGACGGGGAGGCGATCCTGAGGACCATCGGGGGACAGGTGGCGGCCGATGATTGGCAGGGCGGCGAGGGGGCGCCCCTGTACCGGCTTGGGCCGGGTCCTGGTTTCCTCAACCTCACATACATC GGAGATGAAACATTGGCAACAATCGAAAATGTCTTTGCTGTGATCCAAGGGGAGGAAGAACCTGACCG GTATATTCTCCTAGGTAATCATCGTGATGCATGGACGTTTGGAGCAGTTGACCCCAACAGCGGAACTGCAGCTTTACTTGAG GTAGCTCAGAGGTTTGGGAAACTGCAAAAGAGAGGATGGAGACCTCGACGAAccattattttatgtaattgGGATGCAGAAGAGTACGGattg ATAGGATCGACAGAATGGGTTGAAGAGAACAGGGAGATGTTAGCTTCAAGAGCTGTTGCCTATCTGAATGTTGATTGTGCAGTCTCTGGTCCTGGATTCCATGCCTCTGCAACCCCACAACTTGATGAGCTGCTCAAACAAGCTAGTGAAAAG gTTCAAGATCCAGACAATTCCTCTCAGACATTATATCAATCATGGATTGCATCTAATTATTCTTCACTG ATTGGGAGATTAGGTGGTGGAGGAACGGATTTTGCAGCTTTTGTCCAACATGTTGGAGTTCCATCAgttgacatgtttttcggaggaG GATACCCAGTTTATCATTCTATGTATGATGACTTCGTATGGATGGGGAAATTTGGAGATCCTATGTTCCATAGGCATGTAGCAG CGGCAAGCATCTGGGGACTGGTTGCTTTGAGGCTTGCAGATGAGGAGTTCTTGCCATTCAATTACATCTCCTATGCTTCAGAGCTCCAG AGAAGCGCAAAGATATTAGAAGGTGATGCATTGGGGCTGCCTGTAACTTTTGCTCCCTTGTACAAGTCTATAAAAAAGCTCAAGAAAGCAGCCACTGAAATACACAACGAAAGAAAG GCACTAGAAAGGAATTTTTTGTCATTGAATTGGAGGAAGGATCCCTTGAAAGTCAGAGAGCTCAATGATAGGTTGATGATGGCTGAGCGGGCATTTACTGATAGAGATGGACTCTTTGGAAGAGTATGGTACAAGCACCTG ATTTATGGACCTTCGATGCAAGATGATTATGGATCTAAATCATATCCAGGCATTGATGATGCCATTGAGAAGGCAAAGAGCTCGAACACTTCGGAGTCGTGTAGTTTTGTACAACATGAAGTGTGGAGGGCTGCCAGGGCTGTGACCCAAGCAGCTTTAGTCTTGAACGGGAAATTCACCTGA